From Micromonospora rhizosphaerae, the proteins below share one genomic window:
- a CDS encoding IS200/IS605 family accessory protein TnpB-related protein: MADLRPIDAPFVALGPSGVAIRDRLKGLTGEDERVLRLVGDHLGRLAGKDLKARCVTGLDHDTDAWAERKRALTQESSSRWAGSITKATHDQWALSRRAQLAHIQGLEVGIKTIAYRLSLPVGEKGSKRVPGGYRTAQEWFVKTRRLHVLQDRLERERGDRETGRVRVVRGGKRLLRNRHNLDAAQLTEAEWRQRWEAQRRFLQADGESGKRYGNETIRVTCEGEVSIKLPAPLAHLANARHGRYVLAAKVSFPHRGDAWRDRVTANRAVAYRIHEDVDRCRWYLTASWTIPAARPMPLATARVNGIIGVDTNADHLAAWRLDEHGNPVGEPRRFCYDLSSNADHRDAQVRHALIRLLHWAKRHGLSIAIEDLDFAAQKTREKHGRRKRFRKLICGMPVAKLRSRLVSMAAELGITVVVVDPAYTSQWGAQHWQRPLTSTNRKTTRHDAAGVAIGRRALGHPIRRRTAPPRDDQSDRRGHRTAQAGPGAREREGTRPHIPGPRTRSDGAGCGANAGGPARPTPLGARG; encoded by the coding sequence GTGGCTGACCTGCGCCCGATCGATGCGCCGTTCGTCGCGCTCGGCCCGTCCGGTGTCGCGATTCGCGACCGGCTCAAGGGTCTCACCGGCGAGGATGAGAGGGTTCTGCGGCTGGTCGGTGACCATCTCGGCAGGCTTGCTGGGAAGGATCTCAAGGCGCGTTGCGTGACCGGCCTCGACCACGACACCGACGCCTGGGCCGAGCGGAAACGTGCCCTGACGCAGGAGTCGTCCTCCCGCTGGGCCGGGTCGATCACGAAGGCCACGCACGACCAGTGGGCGCTGTCGCGCCGCGCTCAGCTTGCCCACATTCAGGGCCTCGAAGTCGGTATCAAGACGATCGCGTACCGGCTGTCGCTGCCGGTCGGCGAGAAGGGCAGCAAGCGGGTTCCGGGCGGTTATCGCACCGCGCAGGAGTGGTTCGTCAAGACCCGGCGGCTGCATGTGCTCCAGGACCGGCTTGAGCGTGAGCGTGGCGACCGCGAGACGGGCCGGGTCCGTGTCGTGCGGGGCGGGAAGCGGCTGCTGCGCAACCGTCACAACCTCGACGCCGCCCAGCTCACCGAGGCCGAGTGGCGGCAGCGGTGGGAGGCGCAACGGCGGTTCCTGCAGGCCGACGGCGAGTCGGGGAAGCGGTACGGGAACGAGACAATCCGCGTCACCTGCGAAGGCGAGGTGTCCATCAAACTCCCGGCCCCGCTGGCACACCTGGCCAACGCGCGCCACGGCCGGTACGTGCTCGCCGCGAAGGTGTCGTTCCCGCACCGTGGCGATGCCTGGCGCGACCGCGTCACTGCCAACCGGGCGGTGGCATACCGCATCCACGAAGACGTGGACCGGTGCCGCTGGTACCTGACCGCCTCGTGGACGATCCCTGCGGCCCGGCCCATGCCGCTGGCCACCGCCAGGGTGAACGGGATCATCGGTGTGGATACGAACGCCGACCATCTCGCCGCCTGGCGCTTGGACGAGCACGGCAATCCAGTGGGTGAGCCGCGCCGCTTCTGTTACGACCTGTCCAGCAACGCGGACCATCGTGACGCACAGGTGCGGCACGCCCTGATCCGGCTTCTGCACTGGGCCAAGCGGCACGGGCTGAGCATCGCGATCGAAGACCTCGACTTCGCAGCGCAGAAGACGCGGGAGAAGCACGGCCGCCGCAAGCGGTTCCGCAAGCTCATCTGCGGCATGCCAGTGGCCAAGCTGCGGTCCCGGCTCGTCAGCATGGCGGCCGAGTTGGGCATCACCGTCGTCGTTGTCGATCCCGCCTACACCTCACAGTGGGGTGCCCAGCATTGGCAGCGCCCGCTGACCAGCACCAACCGCAAGACCACCCGTCACGACGCCGCTGGCGTCGCGATTGGACGACGCGCCCTCGGGCACCCGATCCGGCGACGGACGGCACCGCCCCGCGACGACCAGAGTGATCGTCGCGGGCATCGGACCGCCCAGGCCGGACCCGGTGCCCGAGAGCGTGAGGGAACCCGCCCCCACATTCCCGGACCACGGACACGATCCGATGGCGCTGGATGCGGAGCGAACGCGGGAGGACCAGCGCGCCCAACACCGCTCGGGGCACGCGGCTGA
- a CDS encoding SigE family RNA polymerase sigma factor — MPNADAAASPAEDTRSSFDTFYRATRQRLFEFLYALTGNAAEAQDVLHEAYARAWQRWSVVSRYEAPEAWVRTVARRVAVSRWRRARNLLAAHQRAGPPGALPGPNADSIALVAALARLPIEQRTAIVLHHLCDLPVAEVARETDAPVGTVKARLARGRRALAVLLGIDLEEEESRV, encoded by the coding sequence ATGCCGAACGCCGATGCCGCTGCCTCGCCGGCCGAAGACACGCGCAGTTCCTTTGACACGTTCTACCGGGCGACCCGGCAGCGGCTCTTCGAGTTCCTCTACGCCCTGACCGGTAACGCGGCCGAGGCACAGGATGTGCTGCACGAGGCCTACGCCCGGGCGTGGCAGCGATGGTCGGTGGTCAGCCGTTACGAGGCGCCCGAGGCGTGGGTACGCACCGTGGCCCGCCGTGTCGCGGTGAGCCGGTGGCGACGAGCCCGTAACCTTCTCGCCGCCCACCAACGGGCCGGCCCACCGGGAGCCCTACCGGGTCCCAACGCGGACAGCATCGCGCTCGTCGCCGCGCTGGCCCGCCTGCCGATCGAGCAACGCACCGCGATAGTGCTGCACCACCTCTGCGACCTGCCGGTCGCCGAGGTCGCGCGGGAAACCGACGCGCCCGTGGGCACCGTCAAGGCCCGGCTCGCTCGCGGTCGACGTGCGCTCGCCGTTCTGCTCGGCATCGACCTCGAGGAGGAGGAGAGCCGTGTCTGA
- a CDS encoding diacylglycerol/lipid kinase family protein, whose protein sequence is MRTKQELGAAIRRERRAALVVNAHSRRGRRLYEGARSRLIAAGFTLLGTYPVDQPGELEQSLAAAADLGPDLLVAGGGDGTIGTAARLLAHRDIALGLLPLGTTNNFARTVGIPLDLDAAVAVLTDGKVIDVDLGLVGDMRFTNHVGVGLSADVMLRTPPRLKRVTGRLAYPVTALALLARHRPLRATVRAEAREHEFVTHQLYVANGGFHAGRPITADADADDRLLVAYPVGGPTRRGLLRDTARNAATGHRRTLGDEPFLAMRQLWLETDRPAPVEVDGELYGETPIRIGLDPNALRVMAPADSPDR, encoded by the coding sequence GTGCGGACGAAGCAGGAGTTGGGCGCGGCCATCCGGCGGGAGCGGCGGGCGGCGCTCGTCGTCAACGCCCACTCCCGCCGGGGCCGCCGGCTCTACGAGGGGGCCCGCTCACGGCTGATCGCGGCCGGCTTCACCCTGCTCGGCACGTACCCGGTCGACCAGCCCGGCGAGCTCGAGCAGAGCCTCGCCGCGGCCGCCGACCTCGGGCCGGACCTCCTGGTCGCCGGCGGTGGCGACGGCACCATCGGGACGGCCGCGCGCCTGCTCGCCCACCGCGACATCGCGCTCGGCCTGCTGCCGCTCGGCACGACCAACAACTTCGCCCGTACGGTCGGCATCCCGCTCGACCTCGACGCGGCTGTCGCGGTCCTCACGGACGGCAAGGTGATCGACGTCGACCTGGGGCTCGTGGGCGACATGCGGTTCACCAACCACGTCGGCGTCGGCCTCTCCGCCGACGTGATGCTCAGGACGCCGCCGCGGCTCAAGCGGGTCACCGGCCGGCTCGCGTACCCGGTCACCGCCCTGGCGCTGCTGGCCCGGCACCGGCCGCTGCGCGCCACCGTGCGCGCGGAGGCGCGGGAGCACGAGTTCGTCACCCACCAGCTGTACGTGGCGAACGGCGGCTTCCACGCCGGCCGGCCGATCACGGCGGACGCGGACGCCGACGACCGGCTGCTGGTCGCGTACCCGGTGGGCGGCCCGACCCGCCGCGGGCTGCTGCGCGACACGGCCCGCAACGCGGCGACCGGGCACCGCCGCACGCTCGGCGACGAGCCGTTCCTCGCCATGCGCCAACTCTGGCTGGAGACCGACCGCCCGGCGCCCGTCGAGGTCGACGGCGAGCTGTACGGCGAGACCCCGATCCGGATCGGCCTGGACCCCAACGCGCTGCGCGTGATGGCCCCCGCCGACAGCCCGGACCGCTAG
- a CDS encoding DUF427 domain-containing protein: MPDYPKAIAPVDRIEPVPRRIRAFLAGEQVLDTTRGRYVWEWSFYPQYYIPIADVNRGLLIDEQRTEASRRGTERLHGLRVGETIRRSCGRLYGADALAGLADTIRFDWAAMDGWFEEDEEVFVHPRNPYARVDALRSTRSVRVELDGIVLAESTSPVLAFETGLPTRYYLNRTDVNFRHLVPSATTTSCPYKGRTSGYWSVRVDGTVHPDLAWSYEFPTAALLPIAGLIAFYNEKVDLIVDGERLARPTTHFS, encoded by the coding sequence GTGCCGGACTATCCGAAGGCCATCGCCCCGGTCGACCGCATTGAGCCGGTGCCCCGCCGGATCCGCGCCTTCCTCGCCGGCGAGCAGGTGCTGGACACCACGCGGGGGCGGTACGTGTGGGAATGGTCGTTCTACCCGCAGTACTACATCCCGATCGCCGACGTGAATCGCGGCCTGCTGATCGATGAGCAGCGCACCGAGGCGTCCCGGCGCGGGACCGAGCGGCTGCACGGGTTGCGGGTGGGCGAAACGATCCGTCGTTCGTGCGGGCGGCTGTACGGAGCTGACGCGCTGGCCGGGTTGGCGGACACGATCCGGTTCGACTGGGCGGCCATGGACGGCTGGTTCGAGGAGGACGAGGAGGTCTTCGTGCACCCCCGGAACCCGTACGCTCGCGTCGATGCGCTGCGGTCCACCCGGAGCGTACGGGTGGAACTCGACGGGATCGTCCTGGCCGAGTCGACGTCGCCGGTGCTGGCCTTCGAGACCGGTCTGCCGACCCGCTACTACCTCAACCGCACCGACGTGAACTTCAGGCACCTCGTACCGTCGGCGACGACGACCTCCTGCCCGTACAAGGGCCGGACCAGTGGCTACTGGTCCGTCCGGGTCGACGGCACGGTCCATCCCGACCTTGCCTGGTCGTACGAGTTCCCCACCGCCGCGCTCCTGCCGATCGCCGGCCTGATCGCCTTCTACAACGAGAAGGTCGATCTGATCGTCGACGGCGAGCGACTGGCCCGTCCGACGACGCACTTCTCGTAG
- the folE gene encoding GTP cyclohydrolase I FolE: protein MTIAPARRHVDQQPAPDLVAAEQAAARFLAALDIDLDSESLRDTPRRMAKAYAELLTARPFDLTTFPNDEGYDELVLARSIPIRSVCEHHLLPFVGVAHVGYLPGDRILGLSKLARVVELFAHRPQVQERLTKQVAEWLALELAPKGVGVVIEAEHLCMTLRGVRATGATTVTSTLLGALRDDARSRAEFFSLTGAH, encoded by the coding sequence GTGACGATCGCACCGGCCCGACGTCACGTGGACCAGCAACCGGCGCCTGACCTGGTCGCCGCCGAGCAGGCCGCCGCCCGGTTTCTGGCCGCACTCGACATCGACCTGGACTCCGAAAGCCTGCGTGATACGCCCCGCCGAATGGCCAAGGCGTACGCCGAACTGCTCACCGCGCGCCCGTTCGACCTGACCACCTTCCCCAATGACGAGGGCTACGACGAACTGGTGCTGGCCCGGTCGATCCCGATCCGGTCGGTGTGCGAACACCACCTGTTGCCCTTCGTCGGTGTCGCGCATGTCGGCTACCTGCCGGGCGACCGGATCCTCGGACTGTCCAAACTCGCCCGGGTCGTGGAGCTCTTCGCCCACCGTCCGCAGGTGCAGGAGCGGTTGACCAAGCAGGTGGCGGAGTGGCTCGCCCTCGAACTGGCGCCCAAGGGCGTCGGTGTCGTCATTGAGGCGGAACATCTCTGCATGACGTTGCGTGGCGTCCGGGCCACCGGTGCCACCACCGTCACCTCCACCCTGCTCGGGGCCCTGCGCGACGACGCCCGCTCCAGGGCCGAGTTCTTCTCCCTCACCGGAGCCCACTGA
- a CDS encoding multidrug effflux MFS transporter, producing the protein MTERATRPQLSGELMTSRQRLRLVLVLGSLIAIGPLTIDMYLPALPAIAADLHTTSAAVQLTLTGTLAGLALGQLLIGPLSDAVGRRVPLLVGTGLHILASVLCVIAPNIGMVGTLRVLQGLGAAATSVVAVAVVRDLFTGAAFAKLFSRLMLVMGVAPILAPTLGSGLLRWSDWRGVFMALAAFGVLLVTVAAFGLPETLPPARRRRGGVAATVRDYGSLLRDRTFVGLVLVAGLAMAALFAYVAGSSFVFQEQYGLDEQQFGLAFGAGAVGLITATQLNVRLLRRYSPQRILITALGVGTAAGLVLLVFAATGFGGLASILATLWVVLAAGGLALPNAPALALSRHGEAAGTAAALLGAVQFGVGALAAPMVGILGTGSVAMAGVVAGGMVAAMTVLLAVVRPARLGEVEPGAVAVAAG; encoded by the coding sequence ATGACTGAGCGGGCCACGCGCCCCCAGTTGTCTGGTGAGCTGATGACCTCCCGACAACGGCTGCGACTCGTCCTCGTGCTCGGCTCGCTGATCGCGATCGGGCCGCTGACCATCGACATGTACCTGCCCGCGCTTCCCGCCATCGCCGCCGATCTCCACACGACGTCGGCGGCCGTTCAGCTGACCCTTACCGGCACGCTGGCGGGCCTCGCCCTCGGCCAGTTGCTGATCGGCCCACTGTCCGACGCGGTGGGGCGGCGGGTGCCACTGCTGGTCGGTACCGGGCTGCACATCCTGGCGTCGGTGCTGTGCGTGATCGCGCCGAACATCGGGATGGTCGGCACGCTCCGGGTGCTGCAGGGGCTGGGCGCCGCGGCCACCTCGGTGGTTGCGGTGGCGGTCGTGCGCGACCTGTTCACCGGCGCCGCCTTCGCCAAGCTGTTCTCGCGCCTGATGTTGGTGATGGGGGTGGCGCCGATCCTGGCGCCCACCCTGGGCAGCGGGCTCCTTCGCTGGTCGGACTGGCGGGGCGTCTTCATGGCTCTCGCGGCATTCGGCGTGCTGCTGGTCACGGTCGCGGCGTTCGGGCTACCTGAGACTCTGCCGCCCGCCCGGCGCCGCCGCGGCGGCGTGGCCGCCACCGTACGGGACTACGGCTCGTTGCTGCGCGACCGCACGTTCGTCGGTCTCGTGCTGGTCGCCGGGCTGGCCATGGCTGCGCTGTTCGCGTACGTGGCGGGGTCGTCGTTCGTCTTCCAGGAGCAGTACGGGCTCGACGAGCAGCAGTTCGGGCTGGCCTTCGGCGCGGGCGCGGTCGGTCTGATCACGGCAACCCAACTGAACGTGCGGCTGCTGCGCCGGTATTCTCCGCAGCGGATCCTGATCACCGCGCTCGGCGTGGGTACCGCAGCCGGGCTCGTGCTGCTGGTCTTCGCCGCCACCGGCTTCGGCGGCCTCGCGAGCATCCTGGCGACGCTGTGGGTGGTGCTCGCCGCGGGAGGGCTCGCCCTGCCGAACGCACCCGCGCTGGCGCTGTCCCGGCACGGGGAGGCGGCGGGCACCGCCGCGGCACTGCTCGGCGCGGTGCAGTTTGGTGTCGGGGCGTTGGCCGCGCCGATGGTGGGCATCCTCGGCACCGGAAGCGTGGCGATGGCCGGGGTTGTCGCCGGCGGCATGGTGGCGGCGATGACCGTCCTGCTCGCGGTCGTACGGCCCGCGCGGCTCGGTGAGGTCGAGCCGGGTGCGGTGGCCGTGGCCGCGGGCTGA
- a CDS encoding L,D-transpeptidase family protein translates to MAILVATGSLVIPASSASAGVSTTTTEVRTAPAAAQTFVTTTSQPVLRQGSRGTAVTNLQRRLAALHYDVGPIDGIFGPSTYHGVVAFQKVNNLTRDGIVGPQTWGALARPVIPRPRYTHSGYSLEANLTKQVLYLARQGSVVRILDASSGKASTPTPTGNFKIQRRIDGWRQSSLGLLWRPNYFYYGYAVHGATSVPTYPASHGCVRVTVPAMNRLWSIIGIGVPVHIYR, encoded by the coding sequence GTGGCAATCCTCGTGGCCACCGGCAGCCTGGTGATCCCCGCCAGCTCAGCGTCGGCCGGCGTCAGCACCACCACCACAGAGGTCAGGACGGCTCCCGCCGCTGCCCAGACCTTCGTCACGACAACGTCTCAGCCGGTACTGCGGCAGGGCTCGCGCGGCACGGCGGTGACCAACCTTCAGCGTCGGCTCGCCGCGCTGCACTACGACGTGGGCCCCATCGACGGGATCTTCGGACCCTCGACGTACCACGGGGTCGTCGCCTTCCAGAAGGTGAACAACCTGACCCGGGACGGGATCGTGGGGCCGCAGACCTGGGGAGCCCTCGCCCGACCGGTGATCCCCAGGCCGAGGTACACGCACTCGGGCTACTCCCTCGAGGCGAACCTGACCAAGCAGGTCCTGTACCTGGCGCGTCAGGGGTCCGTGGTGCGGATCCTGGACGCCTCCAGCGGCAAGGCCAGCACCCCGACCCCCACGGGCAACTTCAAGATCCAGCGCCGGATCGACGGCTGGCGGCAGAGCTCGCTCGGCCTGCTGTGGCGGCCGAACTACTTCTACTACGGCTACGCGGTGCACGGCGCGACGTCCGTCCCGACCTACCCGGCCAGCCACGGCTGCGTCCGGGTCACCGTACCGGCCATGAACCGACTGTGGTCGATCATCGGCATCGGTGTGCCGGTGCACATCTACCGCTGA
- a CDS encoding M48 family metallopeptidase, whose translation MERVTRGITIRAALAVGMLAGFYLVVVGLPVGLAGLGVWLWLAFPGQAARDLSYLVAPIGVALVVPAWKVLRARPQPPPEGLPVSEQQAPELWSQVRELADMVGTRPPDEIRLVFEADARVREDARLLGLRPGRRYLCLGVPLLQTFTVTQVRAVLAHELAHYSLQHTRWGAVTYRGVYVIVQTILGAGPTSFAGLVYGGYAYLFVPVALAVVRRMELEADRAAVRAAGRQAAMLALQDLIRLDKAWDGFLGGYVRWTRTRGYTPVVILARFGRLVERGAAELEQAGKLRPRPAPPFRTHPPIAERVAMMAREADPSVVPDPRRGAVLVAGLDTMAALQTTRFDEHMQRVAQEEAERDADRLYKAAATVAGDGRSGLWRVLDLLAEGRRSELRQALAPPVHRLEEPRSAEEPRGTDGHGAADGDDEILDLVLAAAAATVVACGGARWQHSWSEPMMLVSDDDEPISLRPLVTGACHDATGVARLRTFLLGLGVDEASVINWAVPGRTPLDIGPVTPTSSGTQPSTENELLLPDELFLLAHEPKGLRRVPLDAFEAGLAAAALAELRLRARVSLTDTDEAIVAVHDVTSTGDRFLDSVLARVAAGWPRPAYQWLQLLGADVADAAARRLELMGLYQPGTSGNTDPNHTPFDAARTQQVRRRIMQALTVGDLDSRDMVLGALLWGTELAGPVLGSTSVSARHWLGRLAARDRLAMAIRIVIGLNIRLE comes from the coding sequence ATGGAGCGCGTGACTCGGGGGATCACGATCCGTGCCGCACTGGCCGTCGGCATGCTCGCCGGCTTCTACCTGGTCGTGGTGGGGCTCCCTGTCGGTCTCGCCGGGCTGGGTGTCTGGCTGTGGCTCGCCTTTCCCGGCCAAGCGGCCCGGGACCTCAGCTACCTTGTCGCCCCCATCGGGGTGGCACTGGTCGTGCCGGCATGGAAGGTGCTCCGGGCGCGGCCCCAGCCGCCGCCGGAGGGTCTGCCGGTGTCCGAGCAGCAGGCGCCCGAGTTGTGGTCACAGGTCCGCGAGCTCGCGGACATGGTGGGCACCCGGCCGCCCGACGAGATCCGGCTCGTCTTCGAGGCGGACGCCCGAGTACGGGAGGACGCCCGCCTGTTGGGGCTGCGGCCCGGCCGGCGCTATCTCTGCCTTGGCGTGCCGCTGCTGCAGACATTCACGGTGACGCAGGTCCGGGCGGTGCTGGCGCACGAACTGGCCCACTACTCGCTACAGCACACCCGGTGGGGTGCGGTGACGTACCGGGGCGTGTACGTCATCGTGCAAACCATCCTGGGGGCAGGCCCGACGAGCTTCGCCGGTCTGGTCTACGGCGGCTACGCCTACCTGTTCGTTCCCGTTGCGCTGGCGGTCGTGCGGCGCATGGAGCTGGAGGCCGACCGTGCCGCGGTGCGGGCCGCAGGGCGACAGGCAGCGATGCTCGCGCTCCAGGATCTGATTCGCCTCGACAAGGCCTGGGACGGCTTTCTTGGCGGCTATGTCAGATGGACCCGCACCCGGGGGTACACCCCGGTTGTGATTCTGGCCCGGTTCGGCCGGCTTGTCGAACGTGGTGCGGCCGAGCTGGAACAGGCAGGGAAGCTCCGACCGCGCCCAGCCCCACCATTCAGAACGCACCCCCCGATCGCCGAGCGCGTGGCGATGATGGCACGCGAGGCGGATCCCTCCGTCGTGCCCGACCCGCGACGGGGCGCGGTGCTCGTGGCCGGCCTCGACACGATGGCCGCGCTCCAGACCACCAGGTTCGACGAGCACATGCAACGGGTCGCCCAGGAAGAGGCCGAACGCGACGCCGACCGACTGTACAAGGCGGCGGCCACCGTCGCCGGCGATGGCCGATCTGGACTCTGGCGGGTGCTCGACCTCCTCGCCGAGGGGCGACGCAGCGAGTTGCGCCAAGCGTTGGCGCCTCCGGTCCACCGTCTCGAGGAGCCACGCTCGGCCGAGGAACCCCGTGGCACGGACGGGCACGGCGCGGCGGACGGCGACGACGAGATCCTCGACCTCGTACTCGCCGCGGCGGCCGCAACGGTTGTCGCCTGCGGTGGGGCACGCTGGCAGCACTCGTGGTCGGAACCCATGATGCTGGTGTCCGACGACGACGAGCCGATCTCGCTGCGGCCGCTGGTCACCGGGGCGTGTCACGACGCCACCGGCGTAGCGCGGCTCCGGACCTTCCTGCTCGGCCTGGGCGTCGACGAGGCAAGCGTGATCAACTGGGCAGTGCCCGGGAGAACCCCGCTGGACATCGGCCCGGTGACCCCCACCTCTTCCGGCACCCAACCCTCAACGGAGAACGAGCTGCTGCTGCCGGACGAGCTGTTCCTCCTCGCGCACGAGCCGAAGGGCCTCCGTCGAGTGCCCCTTGACGCCTTCGAGGCGGGGCTGGCCGCCGCCGCACTCGCCGAACTGCGGCTACGGGCCCGCGTGTCACTGACCGACACCGACGAGGCAATTGTCGCCGTCCATGACGTCACGTCCACCGGGGACCGGTTCCTCGACAGTGTGCTCGCTCGCGTCGCGGCCGGTTGGCCGCGCCCCGCGTACCAGTGGCTGCAGCTGCTCGGAGCAGACGTCGCCGATGCGGCGGCTCGCCGGCTGGAGCTGATGGGCCTCTATCAGCCCGGCACTTCCGGCAACACCGACCCGAATCACACGCCGTTCGACGCAGCTCGGACCCAGCAGGTACGCAGGCGCATCATGCAGGCGCTAACGGTCGGAGACCTCGACAGCCGCGACATGGTGCTCGGCGCGCTGCTGTGGGGCACCGAACTGGCCGGGCCGGTACTCGGCTCAACCTCGGTGTCGGCGCGGCACTGGCTCGGCCGCCTCGCCGCGCGGGACCGGCTCGCGATGGCGATACGCATCGTGATCGGCCTCAACATAAGGCTGGAGTGA
- a CDS encoding IS607 family transposase: protein MNLTEWARAQGISPHTAYRWFRDGMLPVPAQRVGSRTILVNVEANTTVEAVGGLGLYARVSSHDQKSDLERQVARLSAWAVKAGHRVVRVEAEIGSGMSGSRGKARRLLADPDVSTVVVEHKDRLGRMDVELVEAALSAHGRRLVVLDDGEVADDLVRDMVEVLTSLCAGLYGRGSARDRARKALEAAQRG, encoded by the coding sequence GTGAATTTGACTGAGTGGGCGCGGGCGCAGGGGATTAGTCCCCACACGGCGTATCGCTGGTTTCGTGACGGGATGCTTCCCGTGCCCGCTCAGCGTGTTGGGTCGCGCACGATACTGGTGAACGTCGAGGCCAACACCACTGTGGAAGCTGTCGGTGGGCTGGGCTTGTATGCCCGGGTGTCCTCTCACGATCAGAAGTCTGACCTGGAGCGCCAGGTTGCCCGGTTGTCGGCGTGGGCTGTGAAGGCCGGTCACCGCGTCGTGCGTGTGGAGGCGGAGATCGGCTCCGGGATGAGCGGCAGCCGCGGTAAGGCTCGTCGTCTCCTGGCCGATCCGGACGTGAGCACCGTGGTGGTGGAGCACAAGGACCGCCTTGGGCGGATGGATGTGGAGTTGGTTGAGGCCGCATTGTCCGCGCATGGCCGCCGCTTGGTCGTTTTGGATGACGGCGAGGTTGCCGACGATCTGGTGCGGGACATGGTGGAGGTGTTGACCTCGTTGTGCGCTGGCCTGTATGGCCGCGGCTCGGCTCGTGATCGGGCGCGGAAGGCGTTGGAGGCCGCCCAGCGTGGCTGA
- a CDS encoding GNAT family N-acetyltransferase gives MTGAELIRGLQERAARALPAERVEDAEGWWLRHAPRCAWWVGTALPHREAGPGELARRVVGAETFYAAHGTVARFQISPRACPQGLDTLLAERGYRRESPVSLRVASTAQVLGRLPAGALRIDVEERPTPAWFDVWHAVHGHGGDRRSGWDMLERVERPSGYVRAMIRDDVVAVGRVVADTGWAGVFGMATLPEARGKGAARGVLAALAHWVGAHQADHMYLQVERGNSPALRLYEQAGFTEICGYHYRTAR, from the coding sequence GTGACCGGCGCTGAGCTGATCAGGGGCTTGCAGGAGCGAGCGGCCCGGGCTCTTCCCGCGGAACGCGTCGAGGATGCGGAGGGGTGGTGGCTGCGCCACGCCCCCCGGTGCGCCTGGTGGGTGGGCACGGCGCTGCCGCATCGTGAGGCTGGGCCGGGCGAGTTGGCGCGCCGGGTCGTCGGGGCGGAGACGTTCTATGCCGCTCACGGCACTGTCGCGCGGTTCCAGATCAGTCCGCGAGCGTGTCCGCAGGGGCTCGACACGCTGTTGGCAGAGCGTGGCTACCGCCGGGAGAGCCCGGTGTCGTTGCGGGTGGCCTCGACCGCGCAGGTCCTGGGCCGACTGCCGGCGGGTGCGCTGCGCATTGACGTGGAAGAACGCCCGACACCCGCCTGGTTCGACGTCTGGCACGCCGTGCACGGTCACGGCGGCGACCGTCGTTCCGGATGGGACATGCTCGAACGTGTGGAGCGGCCGTCTGGCTACGTCCGGGCGATGATCCGGGACGATGTCGTGGCGGTTGGTCGCGTGGTCGCCGACACTGGCTGGGCGGGGGTGTTCGGCATGGCAACGCTTCCCGAGGCGCGCGGGAAAGGCGCCGCCCGCGGCGTGCTGGCCGCCCTGGCCCACTGGGTCGGCGCCCATCAAGCCGACCACATGTATCTCCAGGTGGAGCGCGGCAACAGCCCGGCTCTCCGGCTGTACGAGCAGGCGGGCTTCACCGAAATATGCGGTTACCACTACCGCACCGCGAGGTGA